In the genome of Yarrowia lipolytica chromosome 1B, complete sequence, the window CTGTTCATACCCGGCCCTACAAACACAGAATTTGCTTCAAGTGGCTTCATGCTGGAACCTTGGTACCCCACACTTTGGCCTGTTTGGCACTAGTGTGACAGTGCAGATCTGATATCATTTGACAGGTGACCTACCACGGTCTCTATTCTCGCCTTTCCATGGGTCTACCCCTCCATCAACGGCGCCATTCAGGAACAAGGGGTAACGGCTTACGCATGGGGAGGACAGGCTCATAGTTAGCCTACTTGTTTAGCAGCCCTTGTCCAGATAATACGGAGCAAAAAGGAGACGAGAAACGGCTCAGAACAAGCGGGTCGGGTAGACGAAAAGAAGCTCAATGGTCGACTCCAGACAAAGACTCGCATCTCGTACATTTACCTCCGCCATGCATTATTGCCCACCTACTCCCTCCCGCAGTACCACCATGCACCATCCCCCACCCTGCCTCGACTCTTGACTGGATCCACATGGATTTACATGCaaagtacgatactgtgGTGTTATGAATGGCTTTCGGGCTCGATGCCACAAGGCCAATGGGGGTTTCGACATGTGTCAGACGGCGGAGATCCACActagctacttgtagttaaCCCATGGAAAGTGCATCTTTAGCCGGAGACGCAAGACGGCACATTCATGCACAACTACACACTACAAACACACCGTACAAGTGCGGACCCGGGCTCGAGTACAAGAACTCAGTCATGCAAACACCATCTGCCTTTATTCTCCGACAAGGCTCCGATCATAAATGCAATTTATGCATCCACATACACACGTACACCTGACGCCGCTGTGTAAACGCGTGTGATCGCGAGCGAGTAACGTCCACCAGTCTTCTGGGAGCCCCTTTCCTCCAAAAGGCCTGACATTGACGCTTTAAAAAAGTTGACATCTGAAACAAGCAGCCGTTGCCGGGGGTCTCATTGGTATAAGACAGGATACCGTTGATTCACCGGTCATGGTTCACAGATCGGAAGAGCGGTTCAGCAGGCCCCCCCCGCAGAGATGCAACCTCCACCTAAGGAATATCAAGACAAAAGACTCAAGCACAAGTTGAAGCATGGCACAAGCTCCAGCCCACATGCCAAGGTTCACAGGTGGATATATTGACTGGACCTACATTCTTTGTCTGCGTGACAGTTTCGAGAATGTGAAGATACCCAAAGTGCGGTGATTATGATGCTGGCAGGGCCTCCCAGGGTCTGTTTCAAATCGCTACAACCACATGGCTGGATTATCTACTCATTGCAGATCAGGAACACTTTCTGTTGGCTCCCGCGTGCAGATATTATCATCTAACTAGTAGCTAAAGTCGCGCTAGCGCCTCTCTAGCACAGTCATGCACGTTTAGATCTGTTCGGGTCATGTCAGGTATACCTGTTTATTGGTATATTGAGGGGATTACCAGTTGAACAAGCATGACGGCTGTGGCGGTAGATACACAAAGAGAACGACTTCTATAAGAGGGACTATTCTTGCCCTCTGGGTCATcatcaagcagcagctttcCACCCTTCTCTCTCCCAATGGTATCCCTCTCTGCTCGAATCAAAGACTTTTTTTcggtcctcctcctcggagcTGCAACCATCACTCCCTCCACACAGACCGCAGGCGTGTCTCAAGGGTTCTATGATTTTGCTCGGGACTTTGCCCATCTGTCCAACATTGCCTACTGTGTCAATGCTCCCATCACTCCACTGAACCCGGACTTCACCTGTGGCAACTCGTGCAAGCACTTTCCGGAAATTGAGCTTGTGAAGACATTTGGAGgcaacttcttcaagacCTCCATTACGGGCTACCTGGCTGTCGATCatgtcaagaaggagaagtaCGTTGTCTTCCGAGGAACCTTTTCGCTGGCAGACGCGATCACGGACATGCAGTTCCAGCTGTCTCCTTTCCTGGTCGATGTGCCTGCCCTGAACACTTTCTCAGCTAATGACACCACCGCAGAGGCCCAGACGCACTGTGAGGGCTGCAAAATTCACGACGGCTTCTCCAAGGCCTTTACCGAGACCTGGGGTAACATTGGTGAGGATCTGCAGAAACACCTGGACGCTAACCCGGACTACCAGCTGTACGTGACTGGCCATTCTCTGGGAGCTGCTATGGCCCTTCTTGGAGCTACTTCCatcaagctcaagggctACGATCCCATTCTCATCAACTACGGACAGCCCCGAGTCGGAAACAAGCCCTTCGCTGAGTTCATTAACAAGTTGTGGTTTGGAGAAGGCAACGGTCTGGAAATCACCCCCGAGAGAAAGCTGTACCGAATGACCCACTGGAACGACATCTTTGTTGGCCTGCCCAACTGGGAGGGATACACCCACTCTAACGGTGAAGTATACATCAACAACCGGTTCATCAACCCTCCTCTCAAGGATGTCATCTCTTGTGCTGGAGGCGAAAACTCGAAGTGCTACCGATCCTCGTTCAGCCTGCTGTCCCAGATCAATCTGCTCCAAAACCACCTGGCTTACATTGATTACATTGGATACTGCGCTCTGAACATTGGTCGACGAGAGCTTGCCGATCAGGAACATTACACTGGTCCTTATTACTATGGTCATCGATCTGAGGAGGACTTTAAGAAGTTGGGCTTGGAGCTATCCACCCCACAAGTTGAGAACTGAACGAGTTGACATGCCTGCACTACTCAACAActaactacttgtagtcgtcaCTTTACTATTATCTAGCTGTAATTGTATATTAATATATCTAACGAATATAACAGACGGCTATAGAGTACAACCTTCATCATACAACTCATGACTGAGTTCATTTCCCGACTAATGAGACTGACAAATGTTGGGCTTGGAGGGTTGTTGGGCTTGGAGGACTGTTGGGATTGGAGGACTGTTGGGCTCGAAGAGGTTGATGTGTTTTCTCCTCACGAGAAGTCGAGATATTATTCCACCTCGAGTTATGCCTCCAGGGCAGACTGTAATATCAGAAGCTATCCATACTATAGATGTCATGTTAGTCTAGCAGGCAAAATAAGTACAAATTCCGATTCAGAAAACTGGGAGCTTCTGAATGCTACCAAAAATGTCAACATTTCCACCCAAAACTACCCAGTTTGAGAACGTATCTTGAAAACTGGCCGAATAGTTGGGATGCACCAtgtaatttttttttcttttcagTTGACATGTTAGTTGGGAGCGATTGCACCTTCCAACAACACACTACAGAAGCCATCATTGGTATATAGTATAGAGTaaaacacgtgaccatcTAGCACTCCTACAGTCTCTTGTAATTGCgtgactacttgtaccaaaTTTCTTCCACATGTCTGAatcttgtacttgtagagtcAGTCCACTTTGGAGGTTCCATCCATCTGTCGTCGTTACTGGGGCAACCTCCTAACCCTACGTCCGCATTTGTCTCCCAACAAACTCAGGGTTATGAAGGTGGACTTTTGAGGGCGTTattttcacgtgactgaaCGTGTTTTAATGGGGCAGAAAGGGGCTAGATGAGACACCCGGATCAATGTTACTGGGCAACATATGTCCTCAATTTGATCAGCCAATCATTTTGCACCACGTAGCCATTAGTTTCTGCTGTTCATTTCGCTTGTCGTATTTCACCCGCAGTTCCAAGTTAACCTCTGCGTTTAGTTGGTAGTACCTATTTCTTAACCTCTATAGGCGAGAGACTATAATACATTCTACGATGgacaaccgccagcacttcacgatgagcgagagtagacacagtagcaagcgtaaaaggcggccgaggccaccgagagaacagcgtagcagggcgcgtagtcaccacaggggtatttttattattttattattttatataATAACCCTAGGTAAAGTTTGTTAAGGATTAGTTGGGTTAGCTGGAATCAGTGGGGTGCTGATTCTGGCAGTGGAAAACACCagagactggagtggcgttttcccgatgaacgaacaaacacgcgaagctatgtggaccaacatacaacacggactgaaccaggtttttttatgatttttttactggaaataggtacgtgccaagttTGGACAATGACACactaaacgtgtttaattagtaatattcgttGTAAGCGttacattcatttcaaaggttattctttcacggcaaaagttataattaatgaatgtatatgcagaaaaaaaaaaaaaaaatactgtagcattAGCAAGGTGTTTAGGGGGTGTCGTTGCAAGTAGGGAGGGAGGGGAAAGGTAGTCTTTAGTCGATTAGTTCCTTTTGTGTAACTCCAAATGAGCATATATATGTCGATTTCTTGTAGGTGTTGCCCGCCTCtcgctacttg includes:
- a CDS encoding uncharacterized protein (Compare to YALI0B09361g, uniprot|Q872L3 Yarrowia lipolytica Lipase (EC 3.1.1. 3)) codes for the protein MVSLSARIKDFFSVLLLGAATITPSTQTAGVSQGFYDFARDFAHLSNIAYCVNAPITPLNPDFTCGNSCKHFPEIELVKTFGGNFFKTSITGYLAVDHVKKEKYVVFRGTFSLADAITDMQFQLSPFLVDVPALNTFSANDTTAEAQTHCEGCKIHDGFSKAFTETWGNIGEDLQKHLDANPDYQLYVTGHSLGAAMALLGATSIKLKGYDPILINYGQPRVGNKPFAEFINKLWFGEGNGLEITPERKLYRMTHWNDIFVGLPNWEGYTHSNGEVYINNRFINPPLKDVISCAGGENSKCYRSSFSLLSQINLLQNHLAYIDYIGYCALNIGRRELADQEHYTGPYYYGHRSEEDFKKLGLELSTPQVEN